The following are from one region of the Sorghum bicolor cultivar BTx623 chromosome 2, Sorghum_bicolor_NCBIv3, whole genome shotgun sequence genome:
- the LOC8054417 gene encoding protein CIA1 → MDGGASELREAHRLTGHGDRVWALAWNPAPGPGSGPVLASCSGDKTVRIWKRAPDGAWQCSDVLEDTHNRTVRSCAWSPNGKMLATGSFDATTAVWEYKGGDFECVATLEGHENEVKSVSWSPSGSLLATCSRDKTAWIWEVLPGNEFECASVLTGHTQDVKMVQWHPVLDILVSVSYDNTIRVWADDGDDEWHCVQTLTEANNCGHSSTVWALSFNFKGDRMVTCSDDQTLKIWDTSADLSQPKTGEGHESWQHLSTLTGYHGRTIFSAHWSSEDIIASGAGDDAICLFTEEKSTMVERPSYRLILKKEKAHVMDINSVRWCPQDPRLLASASDDGMVKLWELRGNVLD, encoded by the exons ATGGACGGCGGCGCGTCGGAGCTGCGCGAGGCCCACCGCCTGACGGGCCACGGCGACCGCGTGTGGGCGCTCGCCTGGAACCCCGCCCCGGGCCCCGGCTCCGGCCCCGTCCTCGCCTCCTGCAGCGGCGACAAGACCGTCCGGATCTGGAAGCGCGCCCCCGACGGCGCCTGGCAGTGCTCG GATGTGCTGGAAGACACGCACAACCGCACGGTGAGGTCCTGCGCCTGGTCCCCCAACGGGAAGATGCTGGCCACGGGAAGCTTCGACGCCACCACAGCGGTGTGGGAGTACAAGGGCGGCGACTTTGAGTGCGTCGCCACGCTGGAG GGGCATGAGAACGAGGTGAAGAGCGTGTCGTGGAGCCCGTCCGGGTCGCTGCTCGCAACGTGCAGCCGGGACAAGACGGCGTGGATATGGGAGGTGCTGCCAGGGAACGAGTTCGAGTGTGCCTCGGTGCTGACGGGCCACACGCAGGACGTCAAGATGGTGCAGTGGCACCCGGTCCTCGACATTTTGGTCTCCGTCAGCTATGATAATACCATCAGG GTCTGGGCTGATGACGGAGACGACGAGTGGCACTGTGTGCAGACATTAACTGAAGCCAATAACTG TGGTCATTCATCAACAGTGTGGGCATTATCCTTTAACTTTAAAGGTGATAGGATGGTCACATGCAG TGATGACCAAACGTTAAAGATATGGGACACCAGCGCTGATTTGTCTCAACCAAAAACTGGCGAAGGCCATGAATCTTG GCAACACCTTTCTACTCTCACAGGATATCATGGACGAACGATTTTTTCAGCCCATTGGTCAAG CGAGGATATTATAGCTAGTGGTGCGGGTGACGATGCAATCTGCCTTTTTACTGAGGAGAAGAGTACCATG GTTGAGAGGCCCTCATACAGATTAATATTAAAGAAAGAGAAGGCACATGTTATGGACATAAACTCTGTGCGATGGTGTCCTCAG GACCCAAGGTTATTGGCATCCGCGAGCGATGATGGCATGGTGAAATTGTGGGAACTGAGAGGGAATGTACTGGATTGA
- the LOC8081814 gene encoding uncharacterized protein LOC8081814 produces MVKLAFADLDPTNLSLGLPKRKRWPIPNNMPVSRSHPAGPTPQRHTLCCLPSVLRDGDEESRRNSSRQTQTARSTSHITAASLPSIYITAAAARPRPAPCAPIPKPPATNRSRTPSSRKSSQPAASASASRSSEMKFAAAYLLACLGAEQAAAAANTEEGAAPAPALPPTKDDVRRILGSVGAEVEEDRLDLLFALMDGKDVADLIAAGREQLAYAPSGAATAVAVGAAPAAAAAEAEEEAAKKEAAKKKEEEEEEEDDDALFNLFD; encoded by the exons ATGGTTAAATTGGCTTTCGCTGACCTGGACCCTACGAATTTGTCCTTGGGCCTTCCCAAGCGGAAACGGTGGCCCATTCCAAATAATATGCCAGTTTCCCGTTCTCACCCAGCGGGCCCCACGCCCCAGCGACACACGCTCTGCTGCCTCCCTTCCGTTCTTCGGGACGGAGACGAAGAGAGTAGGAGGAACAGCAGCAGACAGACACAGACA GCACGCTCCACTTCGCATATAACCGCCGCCAGCTTGCCTTCCATATATAtaaccgccgccgcggcccggCCCCGCCCCGCCCCTTGCGCTCCCATCCCAAAACCCCCCGCCACCAATCGCAGCCGCACCCCAAGCTCTCGCAAGTCGTCGCAACCCGCCGCGTCCGCGTCCGCGTCGCGCTCGTCCGAGATGAAGTTCGCCGCCGCGTACCTGCTGGCGTGCCTGGGCGCGGaacaagccgccgccgccgccaacacTGAGGAGGgggccgcgcccgcgcccgcgctccCGCCGACCAAGGACGACGTGCGACGCATCCTGGGCTCCGTCGGCGCCGAGGTGGAGGAGGACCGCCTCGACCTGCTCTTCGCGCTCATGGACGGCAAGGACGTCGCCGACCTCATCGCCGCGGGTAGGGAGCAGCTCGCCTACGCGCCGTCAGGAGCAGCCACTGCCGTGGCCGTGGGCGCCGCTCCCGCCGCCGCAGCTGCCGAGGCCGAGGAGGAGGCGGCCAAGAAGgaggcggccaagaagaaggaggaggaagaggaggaggaggatgacgACGCCCTCTTCAACCTCTTCGACTGA